The following coding sequences are from one Chaetodon trifascialis isolate fChaTrf1 chromosome 24, fChaTrf1.hap1, whole genome shotgun sequence window:
- the LOC139327767 gene encoding nuclear receptor subfamily 0 group B member 1-like produces MWCCKCGDRADAARGSILYSILNRGAQCPQGHLETAGAQQICTCASKRKLVAIRAPRVVFKAATQVLVKTFRFVKNVPCFRGLPAEDQLRLVRNSWAPLLVLGMAQDSVDFDTVETQQPSLLHTILTHSKEQPAETEDPGVPVGDAEGIRMCLVRCRGLRISVKEYAFLKGAILFTPEVTALECRDYIQALQREAERALYEHVRTAHLGKAGRVAKLRAVLNALRAMDPDTVAGLFFRPVMGTSSIEEHVLAMFNERWNREERKTFGTDG; encoded by the exons ATGTGGTGCTGTAAGTGTGGAGACCGGGCGGACGCGGCACGGGGGAGCATCCTCTACAGCATCCTGAACAGAGGCGCCCAGTGCCCGCAGGGACACCTGGAGACCGCCGGCGCGCAGCAGATTTGCACCTGCGCGTCCAAGAGGAAACTCGTGGCGATTCGGGCTCCGCGAGTAGTTTTCAAAGCGGCCACGCAGGTGCTTGTGAAAACTTTCCGCTTCGTGAAAAATGTGCCGTGTTTTCGGGGTTTGCCGGCGGAAGATCAGCTCCGGCTTGTCCGCAACAGCTGGGCGCCGCTGCTGGTTTTGGGCATGGCGCAGGACTCCGTGGACTTCGACACGGTGGAGACGCAGCAGCCCAGTTTGTTACACACGATTTTAACGCACAGCAAAGAACAACCGGCCGAGACTGAAGATCCAGGGGTTCCCGTCGGGGACGCAGAGGGCATCAGAATGTGTCTGGTCCGGTGTCGAGGGCTGAGGATCAGCGTCAAAGAATACGCGTTTCTGAAAGGAGCGATACTCTTCACCCCGG AAGTGACGGCGCTGGAGTGTCGGGACTACATCCAGGCGCtccagagagaggctgagcgCGCGCTTTACGAGCACGTGCGAACGGCGCACCTGGGTAAAGCGGGCCGGGTGGCCAAACTGCGCGCCGTCCTGAACGCGCTGCGGGCCATGGACCCGGACACCGTGGCGGGGCTCTTCTTCAGACCCGTGATGGGAACAAGCAGCATAGAAGAACACGTGCTCGCGATGTTTAATGAGAGATGGAATCGTGAAGAACGGAAGACGTTCGGGACTGACGGTTGA